In one window of bacterium DNA:
- a CDS encoding pilus assembly PilX N-terminal domain-containing protein — translation MKPPCERGSALIPAVGILAALTVLALMSVMAGGADLVLSTRLARSRAAFYAAESALESALAEISGDGAVPDACFRDPWPAPGLPVRRWRDGAWSCERSVALLPDLADADGDPATPVVLFNRAFGYPDSPRQRGGYPVLQVVVSASDGGGARAIAAEVAPVTCSPRLDTAWTAAGALALAGDVRVGGSSPAVVSRAGVALADGAAIEGGTVTEPALALPGDVLGILAPGATLARLDELPEPSPGAPPRGVLWSRGNYSGPLAGEGILVVHNPAFDPVRHEASRRALEDGVFGEDYDPAYSHLDPSRQPARLEMMLGGEFRGVIVADTLGVCAAGFTLSGGLVTLTRSPQDVRGDAPLRVVHDRGAIEAAGRGPLRHLVGFRPLSAVPEPAR, via the coding sequence GTGAAGCCCCCGTGCGAGCGCGGCAGCGCGCTGATCCCCGCCGTGGGCATCCTCGCCGCGCTCACGGTGCTCGCGTTGATGTCGGTGATGGCCGGCGGCGCCGATCTGGTCCTCTCCACGCGCCTGGCGCGCTCGCGCGCGGCCTTCTACGCCGCGGAGTCGGCGCTGGAGAGCGCGCTCGCGGAGATCTCGGGGGACGGGGCGGTCCCGGACGCGTGCTTTCGCGACCCGTGGCCGGCGCCGGGCCTGCCGGTGCGCCGCTGGCGCGACGGCGCGTGGTCGTGTGAGCGGTCCGTTGCGCTCCTGCCGGACCTGGCCGACGCCGACGGCGACCCGGCGACACCCGTGGTCCTCTTCAACCGCGCATTCGGCTACCCCGACTCGCCGCGGCAGCGCGGCGGCTATCCCGTGCTGCAGGTCGTCGTGTCCGCCTCCGACGGCGGCGGGGCCAGGGCGATCGCCGCCGAAGTGGCGCCGGTGACCTGTTCCCCGCGCCTCGACACCGCGTGGACCGCCGCCGGCGCGCTGGCGCTTGCGGGCGACGTCCGCGTGGGCGGCTCCTCGCCGGCTGTCGTCAGCCGCGCCGGCGTCGCCCTCGCCGACGGGGCCGCAATCGAGGGCGGGACCGTCACGGAACCGGCCCTCGCGCTCCCCGGCGACGTGCTCGGCATCCTCGCGCCCGGTGCGACGCTGGCGCGCCTCGATGAACTCCCGGAGCCGTCCCCCGGCGCGCCGCCGCGCGGGGTCCTCTGGTCGCGCGGGAACTACTCCGGGCCGCTCGCGGGGGAGGGGATCCTCGTCGTCCACAACCCCGCGTTCGACCCCGTCCGGCACGAGGCGTCCCGGCGCGCGCTGGAGGATGGGGTCTTCGGCGAGGACTACGATCCGGCGTACTCGCACCTCGATCCCTCGCGCCAGCCGGCGCGGCTCGAGATGATGCTCGGCGGCGAGTTCCGCGGCGTGATCGTCGCGGACACCCTGGGCGTCTGCGCCGCCGGCTTCACGCTCAGCGGCGGCCTCGTCACCCTGACGCGCTCGCCGCAGGACGTCCGCGGCGACGCCCCGCTGCGCGTAGTCCACGACCGCGGTGCGATCGAGGCGGCCGGCCGCGGTCCGCTGCGCCACCTGGTCGGCTTCCGGCCGCTGTCCGCCGTGCCGGAGCCGGCGCGATGA
- the radC gene encoding DNA repair protein RadC — MSTMIDAPRELLARDGAATLSDAQLLGLLLRTGARGPGNSAVEIGTGLLARHGGIVGLDRATFRELCTERGLGPAKAAGLMAALELGRRLVAGDARQRPRLTSSREVAGLYTPRLFNLPREVFIAVLLNARNEVIREITIAVGCLTGSLVHPRELFQPAVRDSAAALILVHNHPSGDPTPSPEDVQLTERLVEAGRILGIRVLDHVVVAQGGYASLMDRRSQSN, encoded by the coding sequence ATGAGCACGATGATCGACGCGCCCCGCGAGCTGCTCGCGCGCGACGGCGCGGCCACGCTCTCGGACGCACAGTTGCTGGGCCTGTTGCTGCGCACCGGCGCGCGTGGGCCCGGGAACAGCGCGGTCGAGATCGGCACCGGCCTGCTGGCGCGGCACGGCGGGATTGTTGGCCTCGACCGGGCGACCTTCCGGGAGCTGTGCACCGAGCGCGGGCTGGGGCCGGCCAAGGCCGCGGGGCTGATGGCGGCGCTCGAGCTGGGGCGCCGGCTGGTCGCCGGGGACGCCCGCCAGCGGCCACGGCTGACCTCGAGCCGCGAGGTCGCCGGCCTCTACACGCCGCGCCTGTTCAACCTGCCGCGCGAGGTCTTCATCGCGGTCCTGCTGAACGCGCGCAACGAGGTGATCCGCGAGATCACGATCGCCGTGGGCTGCCTCACCGGGAGCCTCGTGCACCCGCGCGAGCTCTTCCAGCCGGCGGTGCGCGATTCGGCAGCGGCGCTGATCCTCGTGCACAACCACCCGAGCGGCGATCCCACGCCGAGCCCGGAGGACGTCCAGCTCACGGAGCGGCTGGTCGAGGCCGGCCGCATCCTCGGCATCCGCGTCCTGGACCACGTGGTCGTGGCGCAGGGCGGCTACGCGAGTCTCATGGACCGCAGGAGTCAGTCCAATTGA
- a CDS encoding type II toxin-antitoxin system prevent-host-death family antitoxin, with product MKAITYTRAREKLADTIDEVCEHHDPVIITKRRDRAVVMIALDDYESLRETSYLLRSPRNARRLLESIRDLAEGKGRARALLE from the coding sequence ATGAAGGCGATCACCTACACGAGGGCGCGCGAAAAGCTGGCCGACACCATCGACGAGGTCTGCGAGCACCACGATCCCGTGATCATCACGAAGCGCCGCGACCGGGCCGTCGTGATGATCGCCCTCGACGACTACGAGTCGTTGAGGGAGACCTCCTACCTGCTGCGCAGTCCGCGCAACGCCCGTCGCCTGCTCGAGTCCATCAGGGACCTCGCCGAAGGCAAAGGCAGGGCGCGGGCGCTTCTCGAGTGA
- a CDS encoding Txe/YoeB family addiction module toxin, whose translation MKIVFSEQAWEDYLFWQKADKRRLRRINSLLREICRDPWRGAGKPEALRHALAGWWSRRIDDEHRVVYKVEGDALLVAQLRYHY comes from the coding sequence GTGAAGATCGTCTTCTCGGAGCAGGCCTGGGAAGATTACCTGTTCTGGCAGAAGGCCGACAAGCGGCGCTTGAGGCGGATCAACTCCCTGCTCCGCGAAATCTGCCGCGATCCCTGGCGGGGGGCGGGCAAGCCGGAAGCGCTGCGGCACGCGCTGGCAGGCTGGTGGTCGCGCCGGATCGATGACGAGCACCGCGTCGTCTACAAGGTCGAAGGCGATGCGCTCCTCGTCGCGCAGCTGCGCTACCACTACTGA
- a CDS encoding prepilin-type N-terminal cleavage/methylation domain-containing protein — translation MSAARSSAGFTLVELLVSLALTALLLALAAPFAGAQKRLWERQEEAREARRSLVGAIAWVTRDLEQAGYHADGPPLRELAAETLAYVLSRDEQDPAGFSPANRRLVTVWLDGGDLKYRIQAPQPPPAAGWERGSTQVLASGLTGMCCRGLDAAGDEATDPASAASVECTFSGADLRAERVLVRLRTAARRLAAP, via the coding sequence GTGAGCGCGGCCCGCTCCAGCGCCGGCTTCACCCTCGTCGAGTTGCTGGTGTCGCTCGCGCTCACCGCGCTGCTGCTCGCGTTGGCCGCGCCGTTCGCCGGCGCCCAGAAGCGGCTCTGGGAGCGCCAGGAGGAGGCGCGGGAGGCGCGCCGCTCGCTCGTCGGCGCCATCGCATGGGTGACCCGCGATCTCGAGCAGGCCGGCTACCACGCGGACGGACCGCCGCTGCGGGAACTCGCGGCCGAGACGCTGGCGTACGTCCTTTCGCGGGACGAGCAGGACCCGGCGGGCTTCTCCCCGGCGAACCGCCGGCTGGTCACGGTCTGGCTCGACGGCGGCGACCTCAAGTACCGGATCCAGGCGCCGCAGCCGCCCCCGGCCGCCGGGTGGGAACGCGGGAGCACGCAGGTGCTCGCCTCGGGCCTGACGGGCATGTGCTGCCGCGGTCTCGACGCGGCGGGCGACGAGGCGACGGACCCGGCGTCCGCCGCCTCGGTCGAGTGCACGTTCAGCGGCGCCGATCTGCGCGCCGAGCGCGTGCTGGTGCGCCTGCGCACGGCCGCGCGGAGGCTGGCGGCGCCGTGA